In Pseudofrankia saprophytica, one genomic interval encodes:
- a CDS encoding serine/threonine-protein kinase, with the protein MAFEREEALLHGVYEITEVLGSGGFGIVLGGRHRDIDQRVAIKRIDTARPGLTPAARADLAARLRAEARMLTSLRHPHLVEVYNYETDGELHLLVMERLDGTLGRYFGQASSRSILDACAAGVAIGAALGAAHARRIVHRDIKPQNVLVAADGTVKVADFGVAKILGDELSPATNIATPVYAPPEQLDGSPITPAADVYALGITLYEILTGAPPFRGALEQLHHAHRELAPPPLTGRVPDPIAEVVLRALHKDPAGRYQTGREFAVALFAAAAHLYGPDWVARCAVPVYIDEQLRGRQLGPPAGDRPPADSSTAVPAPAPPPTAVALPALAPDGTATAPWTVVADAGTVISSPPDRPPPAAPAGRRFRGRAAKAPAPAPSTPLLPSAQSAPAVPTAPTARAPAAVPVPPPHAPVATRPPAARFVALLPDGRHLGLDGTTTGPTSVSRIPGRRRAEPTPVAVPGAHGIAVGPDGTVYVSVPTRHLVLRVDPDGPAVPVLGTGEAGYSGEVGSGRHSRVDTPYGLGCGPDGALYVADSGNGLIRRVDAAADLVETVAGASSGQLTAGRHHSGPVRAEPAGWTELSPAELVLRGPRAVALDPEGRLLVADTGNHRVLRLTLAQPTDPGRPGASEARRLAGTGQPGDAGDGGAAVRARLLRPAGVAALRDGRVLVADTGNGRVRAVAPSGQITPLAGGRYQPAASPSSAASRLRAPTSLVVLPDGLVLVADPMTGRVVTLPLHAGPGGGVTTPPAAVDRGRAALAAPAALAVWPTGGTVLATGIAAGHITTLLPDGRTGLLAVLPR; encoded by the coding sequence GTGGCGTTCGAACGCGAGGAAGCGCTCCTCCACGGGGTCTACGAGATCACCGAGGTGCTCGGGAGCGGCGGCTTCGGCATCGTCCTCGGCGGTCGTCACCGCGACATCGACCAGCGCGTCGCCATCAAGCGGATCGACACCGCCCGCCCCGGCCTGACCCCGGCAGCCCGGGCCGACCTGGCCGCCCGGCTGCGCGCGGAAGCCCGGATGCTGACCAGCCTGCGCCACCCGCACCTGGTCGAGGTCTACAACTACGAGACCGACGGCGAGCTGCACCTGCTCGTCATGGAGCGGCTCGACGGCACCCTGGGCCGCTACTTCGGCCAGGCCAGCAGCCGGTCGATCCTCGACGCCTGCGCCGCAGGGGTGGCGATCGGCGCCGCACTCGGGGCCGCGCACGCCCGGCGCATCGTGCACCGCGACATCAAACCGCAGAACGTGCTGGTCGCCGCCGACGGCACGGTCAAGGTCGCCGACTTCGGCGTCGCCAAGATCCTCGGCGACGAGCTCAGCCCTGCCACCAACATCGCAACCCCGGTCTACGCCCCGCCGGAACAGCTCGACGGCTCGCCGATCACCCCCGCGGCCGACGTCTACGCCCTGGGGATCACCCTCTACGAGATTCTCACCGGGGCGCCGCCGTTCCGCGGCGCCCTCGAACAGCTGCATCACGCCCACCGCGAGCTCGCGCCCCCGCCGCTCACCGGCCGGGTGCCGGACCCGATCGCCGAGGTCGTCCTGCGCGCGCTGCACAAGGATCCGGCCGGGCGTTACCAGACTGGCCGCGAGTTCGCGGTCGCGCTCTTCGCCGCGGCCGCCCACCTTTACGGCCCCGACTGGGTGGCTCGCTGCGCCGTGCCGGTCTACATCGACGAACAGCTGCGCGGCCGCCAGCTGGGGCCGCCCGCCGGCGACCGGCCCCCGGCCGACTCCTCGACAGCCGTTCCTGCTCCAGCACCGCCGCCGACAGCCGTCGCCCTTCCGGCGCTCGCGCCGGACGGGACCGCGACCGCGCCATGGACCGTCGTGGCCGACGCCGGCACCGTGATCAGCTCGCCGCCCGACCGGCCGCCACCCGCCGCGCCGGCCGGCCGCCGTTTCCGCGGCCGGGCCGCCAAGGCGCCTGCCCCTGCCCCGTCGACCCCGCTCCTTCCCTCGGCGCAGTCCGCTCCGGCAGTCCCCACGGCCCCCACGGCCCGGGCACCCGCCGCCGTCCCGGTGCCGCCGCCCCACGCTCCGGTCGCGACGCGGCCGCCCGCCGCCCGGTTCGTGGCGCTGCTGCCCGACGGCCGGCACCTCGGGCTGGATGGGACGACGACTGGTCCTACCAGCGTGTCGCGGATTCCCGGCCGGCGACGCGCCGAGCCGACCCCGGTCGCCGTGCCCGGCGCGCACGGAATCGCCGTCGGGCCGGACGGCACGGTCTACGTCAGCGTGCCCACCCGTCACCTCGTCCTGCGCGTCGATCCCGACGGCCCCGCGGTGCCCGTCCTCGGCACCGGCGAGGCCGGGTACTCCGGCGAGGTGGGGTCCGGGCGGCACTCCCGGGTCGACACCCCGTACGGCCTCGGGTGCGGTCCCGACGGTGCGCTCTATGTCGCGGACAGCGGCAATGGCTTGATCCGCCGAGTGGATGCGGCAGCCGATCTTGTCGAGACGGTCGCCGGAGCCAGCAGTGGGCAGCTCACCGCCGGTCGCCACCACTCCGGGCCGGTCCGCGCCGAGCCTGCCGGCTGGACCGAGCTCAGTCCCGCCGAGCTCGTGCTGCGCGGACCCCGCGCCGTCGCGCTCGATCCCGAGGGCCGTCTGCTGGTCGCCGACACCGGCAACCACCGCGTCCTGCGGCTCACCCTCGCCCAGCCGACCGACCCCGGCCGCCCGGGCGCGAGCGAGGCCCGGCGCCTGGCCGGCACCGGGCAGCCGGGGGACGCCGGTGACGGCGGCGCGGCCGTCCGCGCCCGGCTACTGCGACCGGCCGGCGTGGCCGCGCTGCGCGACGGGCGAGTCCTCGTCGCCGACACAGGCAACGGCCGCGTGCGAGCCGTCGCGCCATCTGGGCAGATCACCCCGCTGGCGGGCGGCCGATACCAGCCCGCGGCCAGCCCGAGCTCCGCCGCGTCGCGGCTGCGGGCGCCCACGTCACTCGTCGTCCTGCCCGACGGCCTGGTGCTCGTCGCGGACCCCATGACCGGCCGGGTCGTGACCCTGCCACTCCACGCCGGGCCGGGCGGCGGCGTCACGACCCCGCCGGCCGCGGTCGACCGCGGCCGGGCGGCGTTGGCCGCCCCGGCCGCGCTGGCCGTCTGGCCGACCGGCGGCACGGTTCTCGCCACCGGGATCGCCGCCGGTCATATCACCACCCTGCTCCCCGACGGCCGGACCGGCCTTCTCGCCGTCCTCCCGCGCTGA